In a single window of the Methanofollis ethanolicus genome:
- a CDS encoding ATP-binding cassette domain-containing protein yields the protein MDPQVTEITVLPGRDKNGETEHFDRIVIRPGETLAIVGPTGSGKSAFINDIEVFARNDTVTGRTVLVNGEAPPDDYVRDPAKKPVALITQNTRCLADLGVAEFLGMHLSARGIGDEKVVEETIALANEFTGEKIAHGTGMTSLSGGQTRSLMVADAILIGSTPVIILDEVENAGIFKDRVIEVLRTYRKAVVFVTHDPLVALMCDRRIVMRNGTVVRVIERTGREDEALSAVKAMDDILCRLRERIRAGEAIVGGLPAAFTSEEVHAALTSDSVHAL from the coding sequence ATGGACCCTCAGGTCACCGAGATCACCGTCCTCCCGGGACGGGACAAGAACGGCGAGACCGAGCACTTCGACCGGATCGTCATCAGGCCGGGCGAGACACTCGCCATCGTCGGCCCGACCGGGTCAGGAAAGAGCGCCTTCATCAACGACATCGAGGTCTTTGCGAGGAACGACACGGTCACCGGACGGACCGTCCTGGTCAACGGGGAGGCGCCGCCCGACGACTATGTGCGTGACCCGGCGAAAAAACCGGTCGCCCTCATCACCCAGAACACCCGCTGCCTCGCCGACCTCGGGGTTGCGGAGTTCCTCGGGATGCACCTCTCGGCCCGCGGCATCGGGGACGAAAAGGTCGTGGAAGAGACGATCGCCCTTGCAAACGAGTTCACCGGCGAGAAAATCGCGCACGGGACAGGGATGACCTCTCTCTCCGGCGGGCAGACCAGGTCCCTCATGGTGGCTGACGCGATCCTCATCGGGAGCACGCCCGTGATCATCCTGGACGAGGTCGAGAACGCCGGGATCTTCAAGGACAGGGTGATCGAGGTCCTCCGCACCTACCGGAAAGCCGTGGTCTTCGTCACCCACGACCCCCTCGTCGCCCTGATGTGCGACCGGCGGATCGTGATGCGGAACGGGACGGTCGTCAGGGTCATAGAGCGGACAGGCCGCGAGGACGAGGCCCTCTCCGCGGTGAAGGCGATGGACGACATCCTCTGCCGCCTCAGGGAACGGATCCGCGCCGGCGAGGCGATCGTCGGCGGCCTGCCTGCCGCTTTCACCTCCGAAGAGGTGCACGCGGCTCTCACCTCGGACTCGGTGCATGCCCTATGA
- a CDS encoding GTP-binding protein → MKLLVIAGPPSAGKTAVVRQVLRSLGPEEKAAYLKIDVVRAFEDEELAAEFGIPARKVYSGDLCPDHAGIMVMADALRWAEAEKASLLIVESAGLCLRCSPYVTQALGVVVLSAVSGIHAPLKMGPMIGLADVAVVTRIDLVSQAEKEVFREGIREVAPEIEIVETNAVQGTGMRYLLRRIKEADEVTDAGTIELRGVPPLGVCTVCVGKKEIGWQHHFGVVRRLGDAGTLFRGE, encoded by the coding sequence ATGAAACTCCTTGTCATTGCAGGACCACCGTCTGCGGGCAAGACCGCGGTCGTCCGCCAGGTCCTCAGGAGCCTCGGGCCTGAGGAGAAGGCGGCCTACCTCAAGATCGACGTCGTCAGGGCCTTCGAGGACGAGGAACTCGCGGCCGAGTTCGGCATCCCGGCACGGAAGGTCTACTCGGGCGACCTCTGTCCCGACCATGCCGGGATCATGGTGATGGCCGACGCCCTCCGCTGGGCCGAGGCCGAGAAAGCTTCTCTCCTCATCGTGGAGTCCGCAGGTCTCTGCCTCCGCTGCTCACCGTACGTCACCCAGGCCCTCGGTGTCGTCGTCCTCAGTGCCGTCTCCGGTATCCACGCCCCCCTGAAGATGGGTCCGATGATCGGCCTCGCCGACGTGGCGGTCGTCACCAGGATTGACCTGGTCTCCCAGGCCGAGAAGGAGGTCTTCAGGGAGGGGATCAGGGAGGTGGCCCCCGAGATCGAGATCGTCGAGACGAACGCGGTGCAGGGGACGGGCATGCGCTACCTGCTCAGGAGGATCAAAGAGGCCGACGAGGTGACGGACGCCGGCACCATCGAACTCCGCGGCGTCCCGCCCCTCGGTGTCTGCACTGTCTGCGTCGGCAAGAAAGAGATCGGGTGGCAGCACCATTTCGGCGTCGTCCGGAGACTCGGGGACGCCGGCACGCTCTTCCGGGGTGAGTAG
- a CDS encoding (Fe-S)-binding protein: MVWQPPGKNCGLCGARTCDAFMEMVAAGERSVSDCPFSEGEACVAAPDTVYTGRDIVGNAYDFVLDPLPGEPTARKIVLPFRPDLVERWGIAEGEIVVGRPMGAGCPVQHVIRVVEADPITGLITGHVVGPEFSRGREYHDVRAYHMIGFEGLARPVAHPPVFGKRQRFLPGFCMMALAHTGVINMIVERPEGLHVRVEDVII; the protein is encoded by the coding sequence ATGGTCTGGCAGCCTCCCGGAAAGAACTGCGGCCTCTGCGGGGCGCGAACCTGCGATGCGTTCATGGAGATGGTTGCCGCAGGGGAGCGTTCCGTCTCCGACTGCCCCTTCTCCGAGGGCGAGGCCTGCGTCGCCGCGCCTGACACCGTCTACACGGGGCGGGACATCGTCGGCAATGCCTACGACTTCGTCCTCGACCCCCTGCCCGGCGAACCCACGGCCCGGAAGATCGTCCTCCCCTTCAGGCCCGACCTCGTGGAGAGGTGGGGGATCGCGGAGGGCGAGATCGTCGTCGGCCGCCCGATGGGCGCGGGGTGCCCGGTCCAGCACGTGATCCGGGTGGTCGAGGCCGACCCCATCACCGGCCTCATCACCGGCCATGTCGTCGGCCCTGAGTTCTCCCGCGGTCGGGAGTACCATGACGTGCGGGCCTACCACATGATCGGCTTCGAGGGCCTCGCCCGCCCTGTCGCCCACCCTCCGGTCTTCGGGAAACGCCAGCGTTTCCTCCCGGGCTTCTGCATGATGGCCCTCGCCCACACCGGGGTTATCAATATGATTGTGGAGCGCCCAGAGGGGCTGCACGTACGGGTGGAGGACGTCATCATATGA
- a CDS encoding methanogenesis marker 16 metalloprotein → MKTIAGIEERIRDGSAVVLTAVELKKRIREGERLTPEDVDVVTCGTCGVMSGTTAVLSMPVAQPGTFFRADTVSLNGVPAFPGPCPNERLGLVDMVVYGTSHSGQRYGGGHLIADLAAGKDVDVLVTAGGREISRTVTIEDCTVARLVTTRSAFRNYTAYVNREPSEVRTIFSAAGMRGPCAEASVSGCGEINPIENDPSLRFIRAGGRVLVNGAPGFVMGEGTRSTPEKPNIMVFADIREMNPRYCGGFVTSAGPECITSIAAAIPVLDEAGLFALSVLDEAIALPVADISDRRPFAAATYGDVWQGTDRRVTYDPASCLFCEPCVAGGICPTGAFATGKGIDTALCVSCGACAASCRGGAVSATLGTITVCDRRVSITLRQSDRNRAEALCEDLRQRILDLGFPVR, encoded by the coding sequence ATGAAGACCATCGCGGGAATCGAGGAACGGATCCGGGACGGCAGCGCTGTTGTCCTGACCGCAGTTGAACTGAAGAAACGGATCCGGGAAGGGGAGAGGCTGACGCCTGAAGACGTCGACGTCGTCACCTGTGGGACCTGCGGTGTGATGTCAGGGACGACGGCGGTCCTCTCCATGCCGGTGGCCCAACCGGGCACTTTCTTCCGGGCCGACACCGTCAGCCTGAACGGTGTCCCGGCCTTCCCGGGCCCCTGCCCGAACGAGCGCCTCGGCCTGGTGGACATGGTCGTCTACGGCACCTCTCACAGCGGGCAGAGGTACGGCGGCGGCCACCTCATCGCCGACCTGGCGGCAGGAAAGGACGTCGATGTCCTGGTCACGGCGGGGGGACGGGAGATCTCGCGCACGGTCACGATCGAGGACTGCACCGTCGCCCGCCTGGTCACGACCAGGAGCGCCTTCAGGAACTATACCGCCTACGTGAACCGCGAGCCCTCTGAGGTCAGGACGATCTTCTCGGCCGCGGGTATGCGGGGGCCGTGTGCCGAGGCCTCGGTCAGCGGCTGCGGCGAGATCAACCCGATCGAGAACGACCCTTCCCTCAGGTTCATCAGGGCGGGTGGGCGGGTGCTCGTGAACGGGGCGCCCGGTTTCGTGATGGGTGAGGGGACGCGGAGCACGCCGGAAAAGCCGAACATCATGGTCTTCGCCGACATCAGGGAGATGAACCCCCGCTACTGCGGCGGCTTCGTCACATCGGCAGGGCCTGAGTGCATCACGAGCATCGCCGCGGCGATCCCCGTCCTGGACGAGGCCGGGCTCTTTGCCCTCTCCGTTCTCGACGAGGCGATCGCACTGCCCGTGGCCGACATCAGCGACCGCCGCCCCTTTGCGGCGGCGACCTACGGGGACGTCTGGCAGGGCACCGACCGGCGTGTCACCTACGACCCGGCTTCCTGCCTCTTCTGCGAGCCCTGCGTTGCCGGGGGTATCTGCCCGACCGGCGCCTTTGCGACCGGGAAGGGGATCGACACGGCCCTCTGCGTCTCCTGCGGGGCGTGTGCGGCATCGTGTCGCGGCGGCGCTGTCTCCGCCACCCTCGGGACCATTACCGTCTGCGACAGGCGGGTGTCGATCACCCTCCGCCAGTCCGACAGGAACCGTGCCGAGGCACTCTGCGAGGACCTGCGCCAGAGGATCCTTGACCTGGGGTTCCCGGTGAGGTGA
- a CDS encoding cysteate synthase, translating into MMRPYTLLCPDCGETVEDHYTLSCPSGCRALVRTVYRKKTLDIRDEPGVFRFSDWLPVEGTIKSAAGPVTFRSTALARDIGLRNLWIGFSGYWPEKGGRVLTCSFKELEALPTMVRVRETARGRTLVVASAGNTGRAFCQTAALTGMPVVVVVPENAVARLWTTVETDRVCLVTVDGDYADAIAVANGLCSVQGLIPEGGAKNVARRDGMGTVMLDAAVTLGRIPDHYVQAVGSGTGGIAAWEASMRLLGDGRFGDRLPRLHLAQNAPFVPMVRAWQAGRREIIPEEDMPDARASIAAVYSDVLTNRSPPYGVGGGVFDALTATGGSMYSVENREAEDAGRHFAEAEGIDLDPAAAVAVAALRQAVESGKIGRNDAVLLNITGGGYRRVAEEHERYRIEPAFRVAPDVDAAVLGARVLGQVRNRA; encoded by the coding sequence ATGATGCGACCGTACACCCTCCTCTGCCCCGACTGCGGGGAAACTGTCGAGGACCACTACACCCTCTCCTGCCCCTCCGGGTGTAGGGCCCTCGTCCGCACCGTCTACCGAAAAAAGACCCTTGATATCAGGGACGAACCCGGTGTCTTCAGGTTCTCCGACTGGCTCCCTGTCGAGGGGACGATCAAGTCCGCAGCAGGGCCGGTCACCTTCCGCTCCACCGCTCTTGCCCGAGATATTGGCCTCAGGAATCTCTGGATAGGCTTTTCCGGCTACTGGCCCGAGAAGGGGGGGAGGGTTCTCACCTGTTCCTTCAAGGAACTCGAAGCCCTCCCGACGATGGTGCGGGTGCGGGAGACGGCCCGCGGCCGAACCCTCGTCGTCGCCTCCGCCGGGAACACAGGCCGCGCCTTCTGCCAGACCGCGGCCCTGACCGGGATGCCGGTCGTCGTCGTCGTGCCGGAGAATGCCGTCGCCCGCCTCTGGACGACGGTGGAGACCGACAGAGTCTGCCTGGTCACGGTGGACGGCGACTATGCCGACGCCATCGCGGTGGCGAACGGCCTCTGCTCTGTCCAGGGTTTGATCCCGGAGGGCGGGGCGAAGAATGTCGCCCGGAGGGACGGCATGGGCACGGTGATGCTCGACGCCGCTGTCACCCTGGGCCGGATCCCCGACCACTATGTCCAGGCCGTCGGGAGCGGGACCGGGGGCATCGCTGCCTGGGAGGCTTCGATGAGGCTTCTCGGCGACGGCAGGTTCGGGGACCGTCTGCCGCGCCTGCACCTCGCGCAGAACGCCCCCTTTGTCCCGATGGTCAGGGCATGGCAGGCAGGCAGGCGCGAGATCATCCCTGAAGAGGATATGCCCGATGCACGGGCGTCGATCGCGGCGGTTTATTCTGATGTCCTGACGAATAGAAGTCCGCCTTATGGTGTCGGCGGCGGCGTCTTTGACGCCCTCACGGCGACAGGAGGATCGATGTATTCGGTGGAGAACAGAGAGGCTGAGGATGCGGGACGGCACTTCGCCGAGGCCGAGGGGATCGACCTCGACCCGGCGGCCGCGGTGGCGGTGGCCGCCCTCAGGCAGGCGGTGGAGTCGGGGAAGATCGGGCGCAACGATGCCGTCCTCCTCAACATCACCGGCGGCGGCTACCGGCGCGTGGCCGAGGAGCATGAGCGCTACAGGATCGAGCCCGCGTTCAGGGTCGCTCCAGACGTGGACGCGGCCGTCCTCGGGGCGAGGGTGCTCGGGCAGGTGAGAAACCGTGCATGA
- the comE gene encoding sulfopyruvate decarboxylase subunit beta, with the protein MHEDLVADLLAEKGIDLVASLPCDRAGDLCFLLSERFPTVGLMREEDGVGVSAGAVLAGKRPVVVIQSSGLGNMLNAVLSLTVTFALPLPILASWRGVYKEKIPAQIPFNTRLPAILEAAGIPYTVVQDAGEIRKIGEVIDDAFLHSRPHVALISPKVWEGGKCEVCRDLPPRPCRPCIVGERPVPSPVTERFGAIRAIVPHLGDAAVVCNIGVPSKELYAAGDRPLTFYMLGSYTQASAIGLGLALSTDRRVVVIDGDGSLLGSAILPVIAASAPKNLTVVCLDNGTFGSTGNQPTCACTGADLEVAAIAAGFRRTCTVADEGAIVAALDDPSPGPAFVRVLIRPGNADVPNIPLSPAEIRGRFMAAVKGRE; encoded by the coding sequence GTGCATGAAGACCTCGTCGCCGACCTCCTCGCCGAAAAGGGGATCGACCTTGTCGCCTCCCTCCCCTGCGACCGCGCCGGCGACCTCTGCTTCCTCCTCTCGGAGCGCTTCCCGACCGTCGGGCTGATGCGGGAGGAGGACGGCGTCGGCGTCTCTGCCGGGGCGGTGCTCGCCGGGAAGAGGCCTGTGGTCGTCATCCAGAGTTCGGGTCTCGGGAACATGCTCAACGCGGTCCTCTCTCTCACCGTCACCTTCGCCCTGCCCCTCCCGATACTGGCGAGCTGGCGGGGGGTGTACAAGGAGAAGATCCCGGCCCAGATCCCCTTCAACACCCGCCTCCCCGCGATCCTCGAAGCGGCGGGCATCCCGTATACCGTCGTCCAGGACGCCGGCGAGATCCGGAAGATCGGCGAGGTGATCGACGACGCTTTCCTCCATTCCCGCCCCCATGTCGCCCTCATCTCGCCGAAGGTCTGGGAGGGGGGGAAGTGCGAGGTCTGCCGCGACCTGCCGCCGCGGCCCTGCCGTCCCTGCATCGTCGGAGAGCGCCCGGTCCCCTCGCCGGTGACCGAGAGGTTCGGGGCGATCAGGGCGATCGTCCCCCACCTCGGAGACGCCGCCGTCGTCTGCAACATCGGGGTGCCGAGCAAGGAGCTCTACGCCGCGGGCGACCGCCCGCTCACCTTCTACATGCTCGGCTCCTACACCCAGGCCTCGGCTATCGGCCTCGGCCTCGCTCTCTCGACAGACAGGCGGGTCGTCGTCATCGACGGCGACGGCAGCCTCCTCGGGAGCGCCATCCTCCCGGTCATCGCGGCGAGCGCCCCGAAAAACCTCACCGTCGTCTGCCTGGACAACGGCACCTTCGGCTCGACGGGCAACCAGCCCACCTGTGCCTGCACCGGTGCCGACCTCGAAGTCGCGGCGATCGCCGCAGGCTTTCGCCGGACCTGCACCGTCGCCGACGAGGGGGCAATCGTGGCGGCCCTGGACGACCCCTCCCCCGGCCCCGCCTTTGTCAGGGTGCTGATCAGGCCGGGCAACGCGGACGTGCCCAATATCCCTCTCTCCCCCGCGGAGATCAGGGGCCGCTTCATGGCCGCGGTGAAGGGGCGGGAGTGA
- the argB gene encoding acetylglutamate kinase — protein MRREEVLMEALPYIQHFHGKTIVIKLGGHAMVDQEMLENAIRDIVLLHYVGMRVVVVHGGGPEITEKMKALGKEPQFVGGLRITDAETLEIAQMVLVGKINDGIVSVLARCGAQGVGISGNDGNVIIAKKIANQKVKVGEEEQEVDLGYVGEIEKINPELITTLLANGYITVIAPIAIDRAGRSLNINADTAAGEIAIALNAFKLINLTDVDGVMDRERTQVYRHLRAIETEDLMTDGTIAGGMIPKIDSCVRAVKGGVPFAHVVNGNKPHTILLELFTDAGVGTMITE, from the coding sequence ATGAGGCGCGAAGAAGTCTTGATGGAGGCGCTGCCCTATATCCAGCACTTCCACGGCAAGACGATCGTGATCAAACTCGGCGGCCATGCGATGGTCGATCAGGAGATGCTCGAAAACGCGATCAGGGACATCGTCCTCCTCCACTATGTGGGCATGCGGGTCGTCGTCGTCCATGGCGGCGGCCCCGAGATCACCGAGAAGATGAAGGCCCTCGGCAAGGAGCCGCAGTTTGTCGGCGGCCTGCGGATCACCGACGCCGAGACCCTGGAGATCGCGCAGATGGTGCTGGTCGGCAAGATCAACGATGGCATCGTCTCGGTCCTGGCGCGGTGCGGCGCACAGGGGGTCGGCATCTCGGGGAACGACGGCAATGTCATCATCGCGAAGAAGATCGCCAACCAGAAGGTGAAGGTGGGCGAGGAGGAGCAGGAGGTCGACCTCGGATACGTGGGCGAGATCGAGAAGATCAACCCCGAACTGATCACCACCCTGCTCGCGAACGGCTATATCACGGTCATCGCCCCGATCGCGATCGACAGGGCGGGCCGGAGCCTGAACATCAACGCGGACACGGCGGCCGGCGAGATCGCCATCGCCCTCAACGCGTTCAAGCTCATCAACCTCACTGACGTCGACGGCGTGATGGACAGGGAGAGGACGCAGGTCTACCGCCATCTCAGGGCGATCGAGACCGAAGACCTGATGACAGACGGCACGATCGCGGGCGGCATGATCCCGAAGATCGACTCCTGCGTCAGGGCGGTGAAAGGGGGCGTGCCCTTCGCGCATGTGGTGAACGGCAACAAGCCCCACACCATCCTCCTCGAACTCTTCACCGATGCCGGCGTCGGCACGATGATCACCGAGTGA
- the argJ gene encoding bifunctional glutamate N-acetyltransferase/amino-acid acetyltransferase ArgJ: MKSICAVQGVEAWGIKEGKYGLAVIRASGTAAATFTSNRVCAAPVQLMRERVAAGKLDAIVVNSGCANAYTGKRGYEDAVKMAGTAAAALGLPEDRVGVASTGVIGRYLDLERIDRQCREVAPHLVSSAEAEVAAARAIMTTDLVEKHALVEGDGFTVAGICKGSGMIAPNMGTMLAFIYTDAKIGAAELQESLRSAVRRSFNRVVVDGDESTNDCAFVTATGRAGPVDRKTFDAALEACCVSLAKQIAADGEGATKMLEVRVTGAPDEAAAEQVARTVVASPLVKTAVYGEDPNWGRVVAAAGRAGVVFDPDAISLTIGEGAEETPLVKGGVIVSDLVRAKAAMHGKTVVFSLDLAAGAGAAAAWGCDLTEKYVEINGKYTT; encoded by the coding sequence ATGAAGAGTATCTGTGCGGTCCAGGGCGTGGAAGCCTGGGGGATCAAGGAGGGGAAGTACGGGCTTGCGGTGATCCGGGCGAGCGGCACCGCGGCGGCGACGTTCACCTCCAACCGGGTGTGTGCGGCCCCGGTCCAGTTAATGCGGGAGAGGGTCGCGGCCGGGAAACTCGACGCGATCGTCGTCAATTCAGGATGTGCGAATGCCTACACCGGGAAGAGGGGGTATGAGGACGCCGTGAAGATGGCCGGGACCGCGGCAGCGGCCCTCGGCCTCCCGGAGGACAGGGTCGGCGTGGCCAGCACCGGCGTGATCGGGCGTTATCTCGACCTCGAACGGATAGACAGACAGTGCCGGGAGGTCGCCCCGCATCTCGTCTCGTCGGCAGAGGCCGAAGTGGCGGCGGCGCGGGCGATCATGACGACGGACCTGGTCGAGAAGCACGCTCTCGTCGAAGGCGACGGCTTTACCGTCGCGGGCATCTGCAAGGGAAGCGGGATGATCGCCCCGAACATGGGGACGATGCTCGCCTTCATCTACACCGACGCGAAGATCGGAGCGGCAGAGTTGCAGGAGTCCCTCCGCTCCGCGGTGCGCCGGAGTTTCAACCGCGTCGTCGTGGACGGGGACGAGAGCACAAACGACTGCGCCTTCGTGACCGCAACCGGCCGTGCCGGCCCCGTGGACAGGAAGACATTCGATGCGGCTCTGGAGGCCTGCTGTGTCTCCCTCGCGAAGCAGATCGCCGCGGACGGCGAAGGGGCGACGAAGATGCTCGAAGTGCGGGTCACCGGCGCCCCTGACGAGGCGGCGGCCGAACAGGTGGCGCGGACCGTCGTCGCCTCTCCCCTCGTCAAGACCGCGGTCTACGGCGAGGACCCGAACTGGGGCCGCGTCGTCGCCGCGGCCGGCAGGGCCGGTGTCGTCTTCGACCCCGACGCCATCTCCCTCACCATAGGTGAGGGCGCGGAGGAGACACCCCTCGTGAAGGGCGGGGTGATCGTCTCCGATCTGGTCAGGGCAAAGGCGGCGATGCACGGGAAGACCGTCGTCTTCTCCCTGGACCTTGCCGCGGGCGCGGGTGCGGCCGCCGCATGGGGCTGCGACCTCACCGAGAAATACGTCGAGATCAACGGGAAGTATACGACATGA
- a CDS encoding CBS domain-containing protein: MKVREIMTPDPVTIQVGDTVRHASSLLRRHDISGLPVLDGNELVGMVTEADILSLLKTGGVSEDLWLPSPFEFIEVPIREMINMEKTKAALSDVGKTQVRQVMSMPAIAIAPEDDIEKAAAVMLKEGISRLPVVEKKRLVGIVARRDIVQGLGASYEMKEE; encoded by the coding sequence ATGAAAGTACGCGAGATCATGACGCCCGACCCGGTGACGATCCAGGTCGGAGACACGGTCAGGCACGCCTCCTCCCTCCTGCGGAGGCACGACATCAGCGGCCTGCCTGTGCTGGACGGGAACGAACTGGTCGGGATGGTCACGGAGGCCGACATCCTCTCCCTCCTGAAGACCGGCGGGGTCTCCGAAGACCTCTGGCTCCCGTCGCCCTTCGAGTTCATCGAAGTGCCGATCAGGGAAATGATAAACATGGAAAAGACGAAGGCGGCCCTCTCGGACGTCGGGAAGACGCAGGTCCGCCAGGTGATGTCAATGCCCGCGATCGCCATCGCCCCTGAGGACGACATCGAGAAGGCGGCGGCCGTGATGCTGAAGGAGGGCATCTCCCGCCTGCCTGTCGTGGAGAAGAAGAGGCTGGTCGGGATTGTCGCACGCCGCGACATCGTGCAGGGGCTTGGCGCCTCATACGAGATGAAGGAGGAATAA
- the argC gene encoding N-acetyl-gamma-glutamyl-phosphate reductase, whose amino-acid sequence MDVAIVGASGYAGGELIRLLQSHSSARVTVATSRALEGRPVADQHPHLRGYTDLTFTNPKAGDIDADFVFLAVPHTAAMNFAGTLLERGIRTVDLSADYRLPKDVYEKVYGVTHTAYFKAPYGIPELHRDEVKGAQFVSNPGCFPTGATLAAAPLAKYAKYVIYDSKTGVSGAGDNPSATTHYPNVADGVNAYKWTSHRHLAEMKQELSRLGSPAHCFFTPHLVPVNRGILTTAHIILDEPMAQDEVEALYRKFYAGEHFVRLQKPTLPAVRGSNFCDIGMESEGERVVVVSAIDNLVKGAAGQAIQNMNIMCGYVEDDGLKAPACLP is encoded by the coding sequence ATGGATGTCGCTATCGTTGGGGCGTCAGGCTACGCCGGCGGAGAACTTATCCGCCTTCTCCAGAGCCATTCTTCTGCCCGGGTGACAGTCGCCACCTCGAGGGCGCTGGAAGGGCGACCGGTCGCGGACCAGCACCCGCACCTGCGGGGCTACACCGACCTCACCTTCACCAACCCGAAGGCCGGGGATATTGATGCCGATTTTGTCTTTCTTGCCGTGCCGCACACCGCGGCGATGAACTTCGCGGGAACACTCCTTGAGCGTGGGATCAGGACAGTCGACCTCTCGGCGGACTACAGGCTGCCGAAGGACGTCTACGAGAAGGTCTACGGGGTCACTCACACCGCCTATTTCAAGGCGCCGTACGGTATCCCGGAACTCCACAGGGACGAGGTGAAAGGGGCACAGTTCGTCTCGAACCCGGGGTGCTTCCCGACGGGTGCGACCCTTGCGGCGGCGCCCCTGGCGAAATACGCAAAATACGTCATCTACGACTCGAAGACCGGCGTCTCGGGCGCCGGCGACAACCCCTCGGCGACGACCCACTACCCGAATGTGGCCGACGGCGTGAACGCGTACAAGTGGACGAGCCACCGCCACCTCGCCGAGATGAAGCAGGAACTGTCCAGACTCGGGTCGCCTGCCCACTGCTTCTTCACCCCGCACCTGGTGCCGGTGAACCGCGGGATCCTGACGACAGCGCATATCATCCTGGACGAGCCGATGGCCCAGGACGAGGTGGAGGCCCTGTACAGAAAGTTCTACGCGGGCGAGCACTTCGTCCGCCTCCAGAAGCCGACCCTGCCGGCCGTGCGCGGCAGCAACTTCTGCGACATCGGGATGGAGAGCGAGGGCGAACGCGTCGTCGTCGTCTCCGCGATCGACAACCTGGTCAAGGGTGCGGCCGGCCAGGCGATCCAGAACATGAACATCATGTGCGGCTATGTCGAGGACGACGGCCTGAAGGCTCCGGCGTGCCTGCCCTGA
- a CDS encoding ADP-ribosylglycohydrolase family protein translates to MLGAAVGDALGMPGESSPMNLSHLYRGYRKAWRWHPNARLEPGQYTDDTQIMLLVASLLAAGEYSEERYARDLARLCSESDLRFPDGSVMAACERLVTQGPGQTGVNSDTAGCIPLAVPFALRYDDPVERSGRLAKACAVTHTHPAALAGAVTIACLLSATVYGAPDPVSLALKTAAAEDTELGIRIKRAVSLQEEGISLEAALPVIGSDVSIYQTVPIAFFLMGRYDAPENLLYVAANVGGNTDTIAFICGAYAGARYGAAALPADLLAGLENRDLIDDLAKALFDATAHT, encoded by the coding sequence ATGCTGGGGGCGGCCGTGGGGGACGCCCTCGGCATGCCTGGCGAGAGTTCGCCGATGAACCTCTCGCACCTGTACAGGGGGTACAGGAAGGCATGGCGGTGGCACCCGAATGCTCGCCTCGAACCCGGCCAGTACACCGACGACACCCAGATCATGCTCCTCGTCGCCTCCCTCCTTGCCGCGGGAGAGTACTCCGAGGAGAGGTACGCCCGCGACCTCGCCCGCCTCTGTTCGGAGAGCGACCTTCGCTTCCCCGACGGGTCGGTGATGGCCGCCTGTGAGCGTCTTGTCACACAGGGACCGGGTCAGACAGGCGTCAACTCCGACACCGCGGGCTGCATCCCCCTTGCCGTCCCCTTCGCCCTGCGGTACGATGACCCGGTCGAGCGTTCCGGCCGCCTTGCGAAGGCCTGTGCCGTCACCCACACCCATCCTGCCGCCCTTGCCGGGGCGGTCACCATCGCCTGCCTCCTCTCCGCCACCGTGTACGGCGCCCCCGACCCCGTCTCCCTCGCCCTGAAGACGGCGGCGGCCGAGGACACGGAACTCGGCATCCGTATCAAGCGAGCGGTCTCCCTCCAGGAGGAGGGGATCAGCCTTGAAGCGGCACTGCCCGTCATCGGCAGCGACGTCTCGATCTACCAGACCGTCCCGATCGCCTTCTTCCTGATGGGCCGATACGACGCCCCGGAAAACCTCCTCTATGTCGCCGCCAATGTCGGCGGGAACACCGACACCATCGCCTTCATCTGCGGGGCGTACGCGGGGGCGAGGTACGGGGCCGCCGCACTGCCCGCCGACCTCCTCGCCGGTCTGGAGAACAGAGATCTGATCGACGATCTTGCGAAGGCGCTCTTCGACGCCACGGCACACACATGA